One window from the genome of Streptomyces sp. NBC_00287 encodes:
- a CDS encoding alkaline phosphatase family protein, with product MTSHPTRRTVLATTAATTAALALGASPTAHAVPTLPNGTSKDKVLVIGMDGLRYDRIAAANAPHLKAMMSEGTFGTSLLYANPMAATSSGPGWSTISTGVWPDKHGVKDNTFAGKKYGQYPGFLARLAQVRPELSTYAAVDWKPLDTQGTVTPGADAKLVLDGDADGYTGHDATIASEAEAIIHDQNPDVLFVYFGQSDIVGHNSGAGSQAYLNQIAVQDTFVGRLRAAIKARPGYATERWTVIVTTDHGHLDAGGHGGSAVEERRTFVLATGPGIAAGARPIDTRLVDVVPTVFKQLGVAVDPAWGLDGKPIQERSADPFDALTLSSRTDETGIPATVLGYTHTPPSGWSIINNAMGTGGMTEWRGWSFATDEFWSRTQRDQSRELNVRARGVFAVADSDEWADKTFSGNYDTTLVTPAYDVTGKSAVRLDFVTFYRQEGSQTAQILASFNGGTPTVVKSYTSDVISQPQSVSVPVPAGASSVSFRFRYTGSNNWYWVIDGVKVSTS from the coding sequence GTGACGTCACACCCCACCCGCCGCACCGTGCTCGCCACCACCGCAGCCACCACCGCCGCCCTCGCGCTCGGGGCGTCGCCCACGGCCCACGCCGTGCCCACGCTCCCCAACGGCACCAGCAAGGACAAGGTGCTCGTCATCGGTATGGACGGACTCCGGTACGACCGGATCGCCGCCGCCAACGCCCCGCACCTCAAGGCGATGATGAGCGAGGGCACCTTCGGGACCTCACTCCTCTACGCCAACCCCATGGCCGCCACCTCCTCGGGCCCCGGCTGGTCCACCATCTCCACCGGCGTCTGGCCCGACAAGCACGGAGTCAAGGACAACACCTTCGCGGGGAAGAAGTACGGCCAGTACCCCGGCTTCCTCGCCCGCCTCGCCCAGGTCCGCCCAGAGCTGTCCACCTACGCCGCCGTCGACTGGAAGCCCCTCGACACCCAGGGCACCGTCACCCCCGGCGCCGACGCCAAGCTCGTCCTCGACGGGGACGCCGACGGATACACCGGGCACGACGCCACCATCGCCTCCGAAGCCGAGGCGATCATCCACGACCAGAACCCGGACGTCCTCTTCGTCTACTTCGGCCAGTCCGACATCGTCGGCCACAACTCCGGCGCCGGCAGCCAGGCCTACCTCAACCAGATCGCCGTACAGGACACGTTCGTCGGCAGACTCCGCGCCGCGATCAAGGCCCGCCCCGGCTACGCCACCGAGCGCTGGACCGTCATCGTCACCACCGACCACGGCCACCTGGACGCCGGCGGCCACGGCGGCTCGGCCGTCGAGGAGCGCCGTACCTTCGTCCTCGCCACCGGCCCCGGTATCGCCGCCGGCGCCCGCCCCATCGACACCCGGCTTGTGGACGTCGTACCCACCGTCTTCAAACAGCTCGGCGTGGCCGTGGATCCGGCCTGGGGGCTGGACGGCAAGCCCATCCAGGAGCGGTCCGCCGACCCCTTCGACGCGCTCACGCTGTCCAGCCGTACCGACGAGACCGGCATCCCGGCGACCGTCCTCGGCTACACCCACACCCCGCCCAGCGGCTGGTCGATCATCAACAACGCCATGGGCACCGGCGGTATGACCGAGTGGCGCGGCTGGTCCTTCGCCACCGACGAGTTCTGGTCCCGCACCCAGCGCGACCAGTCCCGCGAGCTCAACGTCCGCGCCCGCGGAGTCTTCGCCGTCGCCGACTCCGACGAGTGGGCCGACAAGACCTTCTCCGGCAACTACGACACCACCCTGGTGACGCCCGCCTACGACGTCACCGGAAAGAGCGCCGTCCGGCTCGACTTCGTCACCTTCTACCGTCAGGAAGGCTCCCAGACCGCCCAGATCCTCGCCTCCTTCAACGGCGGCACCCCCACCGTCGTCAAGAGCTACACCTCCGATGTCATCTCCCAGCCGCAGTCCGTCTCCGTGCCGGTCCCGGCCGGTGCCTCCAGCGTGAGCTTCCGTTTCCGCTACACCGGGTCCAACAACTGGTACTGGGTGATCGACGGGGTCAAGGTCAGCACTTCCTGA
- a CDS encoding 2-aminoethylphosphonate ABC transporter substrate-binding protein has protein sequence MPRNRITLAVALALVATPMLAACGGSSAASDEKVVTVYSADGLKGENGDGWYDQIFKDFEKETGIKVEYVEGGSGEMVQRAVREKSNPQADVLVTLPPFIQQAGGKGLLQKYVPAGADQVSGADKSTDGTWTSVVNNYFGFIYNKKELAAAPVTWEELLDSKYKNKLQYSTPGVAGDGTAVLIKAIHDFGGEEAALEYLGELQSNNVGPSASTGKLAPKVDKGELLVANGDVQMNYAQSKDMPNLGIWFPAKEGGKPTTFALPYAAGLVTDAPHSENGKKLLDYMLSQKAQQQVSEIGGGFTARQDVKAVDADAIALTNLIKDVEIFEPDWDAIEKNLTKHVDNWKSATGS, from the coding sequence ATGCCCAGAAACCGCATCACGCTCGCCGTAGCGCTCGCGCTGGTCGCCACCCCGATGCTGGCCGCCTGTGGTGGCAGCTCCGCCGCCTCCGACGAGAAGGTCGTCACCGTCTACAGCGCGGACGGCCTCAAGGGGGAGAACGGCGACGGCTGGTACGACCAGATCTTCAAGGACTTCGAGAAGGAGACCGGGATCAAGGTCGAGTACGTCGAGGGCGGCTCCGGTGAGATGGTGCAGCGCGCCGTCCGCGAGAAGAGCAACCCGCAGGCCGATGTCCTCGTCACGCTGCCTCCGTTCATTCAGCAGGCCGGTGGCAAGGGGCTGCTGCAGAAGTACGTTCCCGCCGGCGCCGACCAGGTGAGCGGGGCCGACAAGTCCACCGACGGGACGTGGACCTCCGTCGTCAACAACTACTTCGGGTTCATCTACAACAAGAAGGAGCTGGCGGCGGCGCCTGTGACGTGGGAGGAGCTGCTGGACTCCAAGTACAAGAACAAGCTGCAGTACTCGACGCCGGGTGTGGCCGGTGACGGTACGGCCGTACTCATCAAGGCGATACACGACTTCGGCGGTGAGGAGGCGGCGCTGGAGTACCTCGGCGAGCTGCAGTCCAACAACGTCGGTCCGTCCGCCTCCACCGGCAAGCTCGCGCCGAAGGTTGACAAGGGGGAGCTGCTCGTCGCCAACGGTGATGTGCAGATGAACTACGCCCAGTCCAAGGACATGCCGAACCTCGGGATCTGGTTCCCGGCGAAGGAGGGCGGCAAGCCGACGACGTTCGCGCTGCCGTACGCGGCCGGTCTGGTGACGGATGCTCCGCATTCGGAGAACGGCAAGAAGCTTCTTGACTACATGCTCAGTCAGAAGGCACAGCAGCAGGTCAGCGAGATCGGCGGCGGCTTCACCGCCCGCCAGGACGTCAAGGCGGTCGACGCCGACGCGATCGCCCTGACGAACCTCATCAAGGACGTGGAGATCTTCGAGCCGGACTGGGACGCGATCGAAAAGAACCTGACGAAGCACGTGGACAACTGGAAGTCGGCGACGGGCAGCTGA
- a CDS encoding ABC transporter permease has product MLVHSRGAKWAVWALFLLLFLPLFALPLLVVLGASFATNWSSVLPSGFTTEHYSAATRGEALEALTTSLVTAATASLLALAAGTWAALTADALGRRGRRVLDALFVLPLAVPSVVVGLAVLVAFSQPPMLLNGTRWIVIVAHTVLVTAFAHQSVSAALTRLDPAYEQAAASLGARPSYVLWRVKLPLLLPSLSAAAGLCFALSMGELSATMMLYPPDWTPLPVLIYAATDRGALFTGSAIAVVLMTATLLVLFAVSRVRTQASYR; this is encoded by the coding sequence GTGCTGGTGCATAGCCGCGGGGCCAAGTGGGCCGTATGGGCCCTGTTCCTCCTGCTGTTCCTGCCGCTGTTCGCGCTGCCGCTGCTGGTGGTCCTCGGCGCCTCCTTCGCCACCAACTGGTCGAGTGTGCTGCCGTCCGGCTTCACCACCGAGCACTACTCGGCCGCCACCCGCGGCGAGGCCCTCGAGGCGCTCACCACCAGCCTGGTCACGGCGGCCACCGCGAGCCTGCTCGCCCTCGCCGCCGGAACCTGGGCCGCCCTCACCGCGGACGCCCTCGGCAGGCGCGGGCGGCGGGTGCTCGACGCGCTGTTCGTGCTGCCGCTCGCGGTGCCCTCCGTGGTCGTGGGCCTCGCGGTGCTGGTCGCCTTCTCACAGCCGCCGATGCTGCTCAACGGCACCCGGTGGATCGTGATCGTCGCGCACACCGTGCTGGTCACGGCGTTCGCCCATCAGTCGGTGTCGGCCGCGCTGACCCGGCTGGACCCCGCGTACGAACAGGCGGCCGCGTCGCTGGGCGCCCGCCCCTCCTATGTCCTGTGGCGGGTCAAGCTCCCCCTCCTGCTGCCTTCCCTGTCCGCCGCCGCGGGCCTCTGCTTCGCCCTGTCCATGGGCGAGTTGAGCGCCACGATGATGCTCTATCCGCCCGACTGGACCCCGCTTCCGGTCCTGATCTACGCGGCCACCGACCGCGGTGCCCTGTTCACCGGGTCCGCGATCGCCGTGGTCCTGATGACGGCGACGCTGCTCGTCCTGTTCGCCGTGTCCCGCGTCCGCACCCAAGCCTCGTACCGCTGA
- a CDS encoding 2-aminoethylphosphonate ABC transporter permease subunit: protein MTRRLLWAAPPVALLALFFLYPLALVVQQSVQPDTGGTSLEPYADVFASEAFREALWTTVWLALAATAGCLVLGFVLALVIAFVPFPGARAVSRFIDVFLSFPSFLITLALLFIYGTVGMANGLWTDVTGAAEGPFQFLTTPWGVLLAEITYFTPFVMRPLLAAFAQLDTAQLEAASSLGARAPRIIRRIILPEALPALAAGGSLVLVLCLNEFGIVLFTGAKGVTTLPTLVYSKAILESDYPGACVVAVVNVLISVGLYGLYRVVSRRAGA from the coding sequence ATGACCCGAAGGTTGCTGTGGGCCGCTCCCCCCGTCGCTCTGCTCGCCCTCTTCTTCCTCTACCCGCTCGCCCTCGTCGTCCAGCAGTCCGTCCAGCCCGACACCGGCGGCACCTCCCTCGAGCCGTACGCCGATGTCTTCGCCTCCGAGGCCTTCCGCGAGGCCCTGTGGACCACCGTCTGGCTGGCGCTCGCCGCCACCGCCGGATGCCTGGTGCTCGGGTTTGTGCTGGCGCTGGTCATCGCCTTCGTGCCGTTCCCGGGGGCGCGCGCGGTGTCCCGGTTCATCGATGTCTTCCTCTCCTTCCCGTCCTTCCTGATCACGCTCGCCCTGCTGTTCATCTACGGCACGGTCGGCATGGCCAACGGGCTGTGGACGGACGTCACCGGGGCCGCCGAGGGGCCGTTCCAGTTCCTCACCACGCCCTGGGGCGTGCTGCTCGCCGAGATCACGTACTTCACGCCGTTCGTGATGCGGCCGCTGCTCGCGGCCTTCGCCCAGCTCGACACCGCGCAGTTGGAGGCGGCCAGTTCGCTGGGCGCGCGGGCGCCGAGGATCATCCGGCGGATCATCCTGCCCGAGGCGCTGCCCGCCCTCGCGGCCGGCGGCAGCCTGGTCCTGGTGCTCTGCCTCAACGAGTTCGGCATCGTGCTCTTCACCGGCGCCAAGGGCGTCACGACCCTGCCGACCCTCGTCTACAGCAAGGCGATCCTGGAGTCCGACTACCCGGGCGCCTGTGTCGTCGCCGTCGTCAACGTCCTGATCTCCGTGGGCCTGTACGGCCTGTACCGGGTGGTGAGCCGTCGTGCTGGTGCATAG
- a CDS encoding ABC transporter ATP-binding protein — protein sequence MSSGIRFDGVTVAYDGNVVLDALDLTVAPGEVMALLGPSGSGKTTALRAVAGFVRPAAGRVFLGDRDVTGLPPHRRGIGMVVQQYALFPHMRVEDNVAFGLKARKVARVEIRQRVAEALEMTGMAAYARRYPRELSGGQQQRVAIARALAIRPEVLLLDEPLSALDARLRSGMLAELARLHRELPDVSILYVTHDQVEALTLADRIAVMDRARLQACGTPRELYRAPANEFTASFVGNANLLPVTVASSGVSFGGTELKVDTGEAARGASATLCVRPHLVGLGSGPNQLAGTVREIQWRGATHRLYVDVGGHQVMADVRELKDPPAHGGAVTLHFAPEDAVLLPIGVTP from the coding sequence ATGAGCAGCGGTATCCGCTTCGACGGCGTCACCGTCGCCTACGACGGCAATGTCGTCCTCGACGCCCTCGACCTCACCGTCGCCCCCGGCGAGGTGATGGCGCTGCTCGGGCCGTCCGGATCCGGCAAGACCACCGCGCTGCGGGCGGTCGCCGGGTTCGTACGGCCCGCCGCCGGGCGGGTGTTCCTCGGTGACCGCGATGTCACCGGGCTGCCCCCGCACCGGCGGGGCATCGGGATGGTCGTCCAGCAGTACGCGCTCTTCCCGCACATGCGGGTCGAGGACAACGTGGCCTTCGGGCTGAAGGCGCGCAAGGTGGCTCGGGTCGAGATCCGGCAACGGGTTGCCGAGGCACTGGAGATGACCGGCATGGCGGCCTACGCCCGCCGCTATCCGCGTGAGCTCTCCGGCGGCCAGCAGCAGCGTGTCGCCATCGCGCGGGCGCTCGCCATCCGGCCGGAGGTGCTGCTGCTGGACGAGCCGCTCTCCGCCCTCGACGCCCGCCTCCGCTCCGGCATGCTCGCCGAACTCGCGCGACTGCACCGGGAGTTGCCGGACGTCTCGATCCTGTACGTCACCCACGACCAGGTCGAGGCGCTGACCCTGGCCGACCGGATCGCGGTGATGGACCGGGCGCGGTTGCAGGCCTGCGGCACCCCGAGGGAGCTGTACCGGGCCCCGGCGAACGAGTTCACCGCGTCCTTCGTCGGCAACGCGAACCTGCTGCCGGTGACCGTCGCTTCGAGCGGGGTGTCCTTCGGCGGCACCGAGCTCAAGGTCGACACCGGCGAGGCGGCGCGGGGCGCGAGCGCCACGCTGTGCGTACGGCCGCATCTGGTCGGGCTCGGCTCCGGACCCAATCAACTCGCGGGCACCGTACGGGAGATCCAGTGGCGCGGCGCCACCCATCGGCTCTACGTCGACGTGGGCGGCCACCAGGTCATGGCGGACGTACGCGAGCTGAAGGACCCACCGGCGCACGGGGGCGCCGTAACCCTGCACTTCGCACCGGAGGACGCGGTGCTGCTGCCGATCGGAGTCACCCCATGA
- a CDS encoding phosphonatase-like hydrolase gives MTDTTSDIRLVVLDMAGTTVADGGLVEEAFAAAARHLGAEPASMLDYVRATMGESKISVFRQLFGEEAKAQQANKAFEEAYAQLVDGGRVAALPGAREAIEELKSQGRTVVLTTGFARTTQDAILAALGWQDLVPLTLCPADAGGRGRPYPDMVLTAFLRTAAADSVRQIAVVGDTSYDMLSGVRSGAGVVAGVLTGAHDAVALGSAGATHVLKSVAQLPGVLA, from the coding sequence ATGACCGACACGACCTCCGACATCCGACTCGTCGTCCTCGACATGGCCGGCACCACCGTCGCCGACGGCGGCCTGGTCGAGGAGGCCTTCGCGGCGGCCGCCCGCCACCTCGGCGCCGAGCCCGCCTCGATGCTGGACTACGTCCGCGCCACCATGGGCGAGTCCAAGATCTCCGTCTTCCGGCAGCTGTTCGGCGAGGAGGCGAAGGCCCAGCAGGCCAACAAGGCCTTCGAGGAGGCGTACGCCCAACTCGTCGACGGCGGCCGGGTCGCGGCCCTGCCCGGGGCGCGCGAGGCCATCGAGGAGCTCAAGTCCCAGGGCCGTACGGTCGTATTGACCACCGGCTTCGCCCGCACCACCCAGGACGCGATCCTGGCCGCGCTCGGCTGGCAGGACCTGGTCCCGCTGACGCTGTGCCCGGCCGACGCCGGGGGCCGCGGACGGCCGTACCCGGACATGGTCCTCACCGCCTTCCTCCGTACGGCCGCGGCGGACAGCGTCCGGCAGATCGCGGTCGTCGGCGACACGTCCTACGACATGCTCAGCGGCGTCCGCTCGGGGGCGGGCGTGGTCGCCGGCGTGCTGACGGGGGCGCATGACGCGGTGGCGCTGGGGTCGGCAGGGGCGACCCATGTGCTGAAGTCCGTCGCGCAGTTGCCGGGAGTGCTCGCATGA
- a CDS encoding TIGR03364 family FAD-dependent oxidoreductase — MRVIVVGAGVVGTMHAWQAVERGHEVVQIERETEARGASLRNFGQIWVSGRAAGEELETALRARELWEEIGARVPKLGFRANGSLTPVRGALELAVAEAAVAREDAAARGHKLLTPAEARALNPALRGEFSAALYCERDAAVEPRTAQLALREELLKSPNYTFRPGREVREVIGSSAVRDDHGDVHSGDVVVLCTGAWLGGLVRELAGPELPVRRVRLQMMQTEPLGEPLTTSVADADSFRYYPAYRSGALDDLNSGQPQAETAARHKMQLLMVQRADGGLTIGDTHEYEHPFAFDTLEDPYDHLTEVVESLLGRPLPKIRRRWAGVYAQCTDPSRVVHRQRVRDGVWLVTGPGGRGMTCSPAIAETTANELGW, encoded by the coding sequence GTGAGAGTGATAGTCGTCGGAGCCGGCGTGGTGGGCACCATGCACGCCTGGCAAGCAGTGGAACGCGGCCACGAGGTCGTACAGATCGAGCGCGAGACGGAGGCTCGCGGCGCCTCGCTGCGCAATTTCGGCCAGATCTGGGTCAGTGGTCGCGCGGCGGGCGAGGAGCTGGAGACCGCCCTGCGGGCGCGGGAGCTGTGGGAGGAGATCGGCGCCCGGGTGCCGAAGCTGGGCTTCCGGGCCAACGGCTCCCTCACCCCCGTACGCGGCGCTCTCGAACTCGCCGTCGCCGAGGCCGCCGTAGCCCGTGAGGACGCTGCCGCGCGCGGTCACAAGCTGCTCACCCCGGCCGAGGCGCGGGCCCTCAACCCTGCCCTGCGCGGTGAGTTCAGCGCCGCGCTGTACTGCGAGCGGGACGCGGCGGTGGAGCCGCGCACGGCTCAACTCGCCCTGCGGGAAGAGCTGTTGAAGTCCCCGAACTACACCTTCCGGCCCGGCCGGGAGGTCCGTGAGGTCATCGGCTCCAGCGCCGTCCGCGACGACCACGGTGACGTCCACAGCGGTGACGTGGTCGTGCTGTGCACCGGCGCCTGGCTCGGCGGGCTCGTCCGCGAGCTGGCGGGGCCCGAGCTGCCCGTGCGCCGCGTCCGCCTCCAGATGATGCAGACCGAACCGCTGGGCGAACCGCTCACCACCTCGGTCGCCGATGCCGACAGCTTCCGCTACTACCCGGCCTACCGCAGCGGCGCCCTGGACGACCTCAACTCCGGGCAGCCGCAGGCCGAGACGGCCGCGCGGCACAAGATGCAACTGCTCATGGTCCAGCGCGCCGACGGCGGACTGACCATCGGCGACACCCACGAGTACGAGCACCCCTTCGCCTTCGACACCCTCGAAGACCCCTACGACCACCTCACCGAGGTCGTCGAGTCACTGCTCGGCCGTCCGCTGCCGAAGATCCGGCGCCGCTGGGCCGGGGTGTACGCGCAGTGCACCGACCCTTCCCGGGTCGTGCACCGGCAGCGGGTGCGCGACGGGGTGTGGCTGGTCACCGGGCCCGGCGGGCGCGGTATGACCTGCTCGCCCGCGATAGCCGAGACCACCGCGAACGAACTGGGCTGGTGA
- a CDS encoding GntR family transcriptional regulator, whose amino-acid sequence MDYPNDQAPGAPVRSGIPEHGRIPKYYAVKARIDRLVAELPEGSAIPTERDLAEEYDVARETVRQALRELVLEGKLRRQGRGTVVAGPKLEQPLSLASYTEGVRRQGRTPGRTLVTLDRFPCPDALAAETGLTRGEAVWHLERVLLADEERVGLESTYVAVSRVPRLDTDFDPDSSFYAYLHSQDIAFGDADERIETVLATPREALLIGTPPALPMLLIHRVSRDTSGQPLERVRTLYRGDRFSFSAHLRG is encoded by the coding sequence GTGGACTACCCGAACGACCAGGCCCCCGGCGCCCCCGTCCGCTCCGGCATCCCAGAGCACGGACGCATCCCGAAGTACTACGCGGTGAAGGCGCGCATCGACCGCCTCGTGGCGGAACTCCCCGAGGGCAGCGCCATCCCCACCGAACGCGATCTCGCCGAGGAGTACGACGTCGCCCGCGAGACCGTACGGCAGGCGCTGCGCGAGCTGGTGCTGGAGGGCAAGCTGCGCCGGCAGGGCCGCGGGACCGTCGTCGCCGGGCCCAAGCTGGAACAGCCGCTGTCCCTCGCCAGCTACACCGAGGGCGTACGGCGGCAGGGGCGCACCCCCGGCCGTACCCTCGTCACCCTCGACCGCTTCCCCTGCCCGGACGCCCTCGCCGCCGAGACCGGCCTGACCCGCGGTGAAGCGGTCTGGCACCTGGAGCGCGTCCTGCTCGCCGACGAGGAGCGGGTCGGCCTGGAGAGCACGTATGTCGCCGTGAGCCGCGTGCCCCGCCTGGACACCGACTTCGATCCCGACTCCTCCTTCTACGCCTACCTGCACTCCCAGGACATCGCCTTCGGTGACGCCGACGAGCGCATCGAGACCGTGCTCGCCACCCCGCGCGAGGCCCTCCTCATCGGCACCCCGCCGGCCCTGCCGATGCTGCTCATCCACCGCGTTTCGCGGGATACGTCCGGACAGCCGCTGGAGCGCGTACGGACCCTCTACCGCGGCGACCGCTTCTCCTTCAGTGCCCATCTGCGCGGCTGA
- a CDS encoding LPXTG cell wall anchor domain-containing protein: MRLFLSASLFLPLALVSVPGVAHAVGPESGCVASDGRSFPLSTRIHGGPSSYEAGGGYGTWYLELTNNTGATCENVHPVVVLVDDRRVLRSSQPRLEFYTGAQTRPVRFETTDQDELVGAFDGFPGFTVGPQKTVTVKVRLAVTSDAAPNRVTANAAVVQRHDDDGDWVGQSNDYRFGIDSEPEATTGTADPDPGRSTAPRLPFAEELARTGTSAAAIAATLAALLTGGGALLLLRRRR, encoded by the coding sequence ATGCGACTGTTCCTGTCCGCGTCCCTGTTCCTCCCCCTCGCCCTGGTCTCCGTGCCGGGGGTCGCGCATGCCGTCGGACCGGAGAGCGGCTGTGTTGCCTCCGACGGACGTTCCTTTCCGCTCAGCACCCGGATCCATGGCGGTCCCAGCTCCTACGAGGCCGGTGGCGGATATGGGACCTGGTATCTGGAGCTCACCAACAACACCGGCGCGACCTGCGAGAACGTTCACCCCGTCGTCGTCCTCGTCGACGATCGGCGGGTGCTGAGGTCCTCCCAGCCCCGGCTGGAGTTCTACACGGGCGCCCAGACCCGACCCGTCCGGTTCGAGACCACCGACCAGGACGAGCTCGTCGGGGCCTTCGACGGGTTCCCCGGGTTCACCGTCGGCCCCCAGAAGACCGTCACCGTGAAGGTGCGGCTCGCCGTCACCTCCGATGCCGCGCCCAATCGCGTCACCGCCAACGCCGCCGTCGTACAGCGCCACGACGACGACGGGGACTGGGTGGGGCAGTCCAACGACTACCGGTTCGGCATCGACTCCGAGCCGGAGGCCACTACCGGCACCGCGGACCCCGACCCCGGCAGATCCACCGCCCCCCGCCTCCCCTTCGCGGAGGAGCTGGCCCGTACCGGCACCTCCGCCGCGGCCATCGCCGCCACCCTTGCCGCGCTGCTCACCGGGGGCGGCGCGCTGCTGCTCCTGCGGAGGCGCCGCTGA
- a CDS encoding class I SAM-dependent methyltransferase, with protein MSVPPVRAFYDDLAADYHLIFPDWDASVARQGAVLDELLTHRLGSGPHTVLDCSCGIGTQAIGLARQGHRVVGSDLSPRAAARAAAEAAARSLRLPVAAADMRRLPFAPGVFDAVLCADNSLPHLLTAPDVTAALHGMRRVLRDGGLLTLTVRDYDEARRARPTATPPQVTETPQGKVISFQLWHWHEDGERYDLEHFQLLPAADTWTVRRRRATYWALTRAQLTRLVTEAGFTEVTWESTGYYQPVLTARR; from the coding sequence ATGTCCGTACCCCCGGTGAGGGCCTTCTACGACGACCTGGCCGCCGACTACCACCTGATCTTCCCGGACTGGGACGCGAGCGTGGCACGCCAAGGTGCCGTACTGGACGAGCTGCTGACGCACCGTCTCGGATCCGGGCCGCACACCGTCCTGGACTGTTCCTGCGGGATCGGCACCCAGGCGATCGGGCTGGCCCGGCAAGGGCACCGCGTCGTCGGCAGCGACCTCAGCCCCCGCGCCGCCGCACGTGCCGCGGCCGAGGCCGCCGCCCGGAGTCTCCGGCTCCCGGTCGCCGCCGCGGACATGCGCCGACTGCCGTTCGCGCCCGGTGTCTTCGACGCCGTACTCTGCGCCGACAACTCCCTCCCGCACCTGCTGACCGCGCCGGACGTCACGGCCGCCCTCCACGGCATGCGCCGCGTCCTGCGCGACGGCGGACTGCTGACGCTCACCGTCCGGGACTACGACGAGGCCCGCCGCGCGCGGCCGACGGCCACGCCTCCCCAGGTCACCGAGACCCCGCAGGGCAAGGTGATCAGCTTCCAGCTCTGGCACTGGCACGAGGACGGCGAGCGCTACGACCTGGAGCACTTCCAGCTCCTCCCCGCCGCCGACACCTGGACGGTCCGGCGCCGACGGGCCACCTACTGGGCGCTGACCCGCGCACAGCTGACCCGGCTGGTGACCGAGGCGGGCTTCACCGAGGTCACCTGGGAGTCCACCGGGTACTACCAGCCCGTGCTCACCGCACGCCGGTAG
- a CDS encoding ROK family transcriptional regulator: MGGVSSAKGISGAAAGVNLPVLRSHNTALVLDLLRTAGPEGISRLEVAERIGLTPQAVSKITARLRAEGLAAEAGRRASTGGKPRTVLRLVPEAGHAVGVHLDRDALRAVLVDLTGAVVAERGASLDLGAGKTAVVEGVVREVSALVEERGTLLGVGVGLPGPLDHAKGVLHRVTGFPEWDGFPLREALERGLGVPVVVDKDTNAAALGLAVGGAGESFAYLHFGAGLGGGLVLGGVVHRGARTGAGEFGHQVVQLDGPVCECGNRGCVEALCLAAVGRGDFEEAARVLGTGAANLVALLDIDVVLLGGRTVAARPEGFVRGTAAVLEERGWRVGEEPVPVRVAPGGGREVAEGAAQLLLAPLFGRGEG, encoded by the coding sequence ATGGGGGGTGTGAGCAGTGCAAAGGGAATCAGTGGGGCGGCCGCGGGCGTGAATCTGCCGGTGCTGCGCAGCCACAACACCGCGCTCGTGCTGGACCTGCTGCGGACCGCCGGGCCCGAGGGGATCAGCCGCCTGGAGGTGGCCGAGCGGATAGGGCTGACCCCGCAGGCCGTCAGCAAGATCACCGCGCGGCTGCGGGCGGAGGGGCTTGCCGCGGAGGCGGGACGGCGGGCGTCCACGGGCGGCAAGCCGCGGACCGTACTGCGACTGGTGCCCGAGGCCGGGCATGCGGTGGGCGTCCATCTGGACCGGGACGCGCTGCGGGCGGTGCTGGTGGATCTGACGGGGGCGGTGGTGGCGGAGCGGGGCGCCTCGCTGGATCTGGGGGCCGGGAAGACGGCGGTCGTCGAGGGCGTGGTGCGGGAGGTGTCGGCGCTGGTGGAGGAGCGCGGGACCCTGCTGGGTGTCGGGGTCGGGCTGCCGGGGCCGCTGGATCATGCGAAGGGGGTCCTGCACCGGGTCACCGGGTTCCCCGAGTGGGACGGCTTCCCGCTGCGGGAGGCGTTGGAGCGGGGGCTGGGGGTGCCCGTGGTGGTCGACAAGGACACCAACGCCGCCGCCCTCGGCCTCGCGGTCGGTGGAGCGGGTGAGTCCTTCGCCTATCTGCACTTCGGGGCGGGGCTGGGCGGCGGTCTGGTGCTCGGGGGAGTCGTGCACCGGGGTGCTCGCACCGGCGCGGGGGAGTTCGGCCATCAGGTCGTCCAGCTCGACGGCCCGGTCTGCGAGTGCGGCAACCGGGGCTGCGTGGAGGCGCTGTGCCTGGCCGCGGTCGGGCGCGGGGACTTCGAGGAGGCGGCCCGGGTGCTCGGCACGGGCGCCGCGAACCTGGTCGCGCTGCTCGACATCGACGTGGTGCTGCTGGGCGGCCGCACGGTAGCGGCCCGTCCGGAGGGTTTCGTACGAGGGACTGCGGCCGTCCTTGAGGAACGCGGCTGGAGAGTCGGCGAGGAGCCCGTCCCGGTGCGCGTCGCTCCGGGCGGCGGGCGGGAGGTCGCGGAGGGGGCGGCGCAGTTGCTGCTGGCGCCGTTGTTCGGGCGGGGGGAGGGGTGA